The sequence AAGTCGGGGTGATAAGTTTTTCTCCATACTGCAGTCGTACGCTTTAGGAGCCACTTTGTTTCTCGCTTATCCTTTCTACTATCGTGACCAACTGATAAAAGAAGGGGCGGAAGGGGCGGTTCCTCTTTTTACCGGTCCCGCCATGAAGTTCTTGTTTCTTTTATCTTTGGTCGTTTTGATTTCGGTTATCTATCTATATATAAAGAGAGAAGCGTTTGGAGAAAAGTTGAAGCAATGGATCATCATATCGGGATACGGGGTCTTGATTTCCGTGTTCGTATTTGTTTTGTTTAACACCGCCACTCGTGGGGCTGTATTGGGGCTTGTCGGCGGGATTCTTTTGTCCACGGTCGCAATAGCCCTGTTTGAAAAAGTTCGTAAGAACTTGAGAAAATCGGCGATTGTCGTTTTGACTGTTTTGATTTTGTGCATTTCAGGTTTTATAGTTCTAAAAGACACTGCGTTTGTAAAAAATAACGCAGTCCTTTCTCGGCTCTCCAGCATAACCCTCAAAGAGGGAAGTACCAGATTTACCATATGGGAAATAGCTTTAAAAGGAGCGAAAGAACGGCCGGTTCTGGGCTGGGGTCAGGAAAGTTTCAATCATGTCTTCAACAAATACTACGACCCGACTCTTTATAATCAGGAGCAGTGGTTTGACCGCGCTCATAACACTTTTCTTGATTGGCTTATAGCCGGTGGGATTTTGGGACTCTTTTCATATTTGTCGCTTTTCTTTTTTGCCCTCTATTATTTATGGGATAGGCACAAGACAGACGTTACGGGGTTTTGGGCCAAATTCGTTTCGTTTTTTTCGCCGAGACGAGAGAAAACGTTTGACCATACGGAAGCGGCGATAATGACGGGACTTTTTGGCGCCTACGCTTTTCAAAGTATTTTTGTTTTTGACAACCTTTTAAGCTACATAATGTTTTTTTCTGTTTTGGCTTATTTGCATTCAGTTTATGGCGAAGAGAAAAGTTATTTGGACAAGTTTTGGGAGGTGGCAAGAAGGCGCTTTGCCTTTTCTTTCGCGACTGTTGTCGCTATTTTCGTTTTAAGTTTCTGGTTTTTTGTGGCAAAGGGAGCTTTGGCTTCGGGTACTCTCGTAAAGGCCACTAGACCGCAGCAGGGGGGGGTGGATAAAAACATCGCTCTTCTTGAGAAGGCCTATTCGTTTGACACTACAGGCAGGCAGGAAGTGGTTGAACAGACCATGTCTTTGGCCGCTCAAATAGCAGGTTACTCTGATTCGAAAGGAAGAAGTGATTTTTTGGATTTCACGGAAAAACTTTTGGACAAGGAAATAGAGGGAAATCCTAACGACCCCCGTCTGTGGATGTTTAAAGGATACTTTCATCAGAACTTGGGACAGGCGGGCAGGGCGCTTCAGGCCTTCTCAAGAGCCGTGGAACTCTCGCCAAACAAACAGTCGCTTCTCATTCAAAGGGGTGTGGCGGAACTCATTCTCGGTAGGACTGAAAAATCCCTTTCTTCTTTTGAATTGGCATACAATCTGGCGACGTCTTCACGCGAGTCGCAAGTCGTCTACGCCGTCGGAGCCGTTTACGCTGGTAAAACGCAACTGGCCGATCGTCTCGTCTCTCAAATGAGGGAAGAAGACGCAAAGACAGGCACCGTCTTTGTTTCAGACATTCGTCTCGCGCAGACCTATTATGCGGTGAAGAGCTTCTCCAAGGCCATTGAACTTTTAGAAGAAGCGCTTGAGGCCAACCCTTCACTGATTGACTATCGTGAAATGCTTGCCGATGCCTATGCCGAAACCGGTAGAAAAGCCGAAGCCGTAGCCCAACTTCAAGAACTTAAAAAACTCGCGCCTTCCAAAGCGGGGGAGTATCAGGATAAGATAAACGGACTTAGGTAGGTCTGCCTAAATTTTTCTCCGGCAGGGAAATACTCGCGTTCCATTGATGGAATGTAAATAATTCTTTAATGTCCTCACATACACTAATTAGTGTATGTGAGGACACACGTAGTTCTCTCTTTTTTCTGATTTTTCCTTTCTTAAATCTTATTCCTCCTATTCCCCCTTTCGTAAAGGGGGTTGCCTTGGGGGATTTGCGCTAAAGGATGGTGGTCATTTATCTCGAGTGAAATTGAGGGATTCTGATGATGGAGGATTTGCGGAAAAAAAAGGGGGGGAAGAATTTTCAATTTTCAATTTTCAATCAATTTTCAATAAATCAATTTTCAAACAAACAAGCAAAGAGGGACGAATACTGCTTACGAATTTGATGCATTGAAAATTTCGGGATTTGATCGAAAATTGCAAAATTGAAAATTTTTTCTGCTATTCTTATATGACGGAGGAATTAAAAATCCCTCCCCTTCGTCCCGTTAGAAACTTCGTTTCTAACGGGGCTTTCTATAACTCGGGAAGTCAAAAGTATTTTTCGGGCATGGACATTACTCGCTTTAGCTTCTTGATTGTTGAAACAGAAAATTATGACTTGGTCTGCATTTCGGACGAACACTAAAATAACCCAAAGTCATATTTGCGACAAAGTATCTGCATATGTAAGCGTTACGCAAAAAAATAAATTTGCTTTATTTTTTTTGGCAACCTTGCTGTGCTTCTCTGAAAAATAAGTCAAAGTTTTCCGCACTGCTGAAAAAAAATTTCTAAAATCTTAAAAACAAAAAAATAATAAGGCGACTGTAAAATGCAAATCATGAGCTAAAAATCATCGTAAAAAAGTTCAAAAACAATAAAGAAGTTATGTCAAACTATGTTAAGCCACTGGCGCTTAAATTAAAAATTGCCGTTACAACAAATTTAGGCAACGTAAATACAGTTTAGGCAAATATCTGTTGTCGCGTGTCTGTAAAGTGAGAAGGACATTCAA is a genomic window of bacterium containing:
- a CDS encoding O-antigen ligase family protein, coding for MTNKILKFISLGSLFLVPFVPLVVESSFFFPFITGKGYAFRLLVEISSVAWLILAIREPSYRPKWSGIMWSALAFISIIFVADLLSANVFKSFWSNFERMEGWFLILHLFGFFVVSSSLLKTHLSWAKFFHTFLGVGLFVSLYGLVQLYGELVINQGGMRVDATFGNAIYLAVFLLFLIFISFFMLSSSLISRGDKFFSILQSYALGATLFLAYPFYYRDQLIKEGAEGAVPLFTGPAMKFLFLLSLVVLISVIYLYIKREAFGEKLKQWIIISGYGVLISVFVFVLFNTATRGAVLGLVGGILLSTVAIALFEKVRKNLRKSAIVVLTVLILCISGFIVLKDTAFVKNNAVLSRLSSITLKEGSTRFTIWEIALKGAKERPVLGWGQESFNHVFNKYYDPTLYNQEQWFDRAHNTFLDWLIAGGILGLFSYLSLFFFALYYLWDRHKTDVTGFWAKFVSFFSPRREKTFDHTEAAIMTGLFGAYAFQSIFVFDNLLSYIMFFSVLAYLHSVYGEEKSYLDKFWEVARRRFAFSFATVVAIFVLSFWFFVAKGALASGTLVKATRPQQGGVDKNIALLEKAYSFDTTGRQEVVEQTMSLAAQIAGYSDSKGRSDFLDFTEKLLDKEIEGNPNDPRLWMFKGYFHQNLGQAGRALQAFSRAVELSPNKQSLLIQRGVAELILGRTEKSLSSFELAYNLATSSRESQVVYAVGAVYAGKTQLADRLVSQMREEDAKTGTVFVSDIRLAQTYYAVKSFSKAIELLEEALEANPSLIDYREMLADAYAETGRKAEAVAQLQELKKLAPSKAGEYQDKINGLR